A single Candidatus Omnitrophota bacterium DNA region contains:
- the amrB gene encoding AmmeMemoRadiSam system protein B yields MMNKPILFLTLTLTLALTFSSYASDTKQADLAGNWYPANREELIYLLGGYLESADPDDVEGEIFAIIAPHAGYRFSGPVAAHAFKAVRRKAVKTVIVIGFAHRKFFDGISIYDRGSFTTPLGELSVDTELAKKISAGNPKISYYPDAFSGENSIEMQLPFIQMVFGDARIVPIAFGNQSYEYAVILADALSAALKERDDCLIVASTDMSHYHPYEEAKAIDSHAIRLLESKKVKELYDEVSLRICEFCGVLPVAATLLAAEKLGFGDIRILKYANSGDTFGPKEDVVGYVSAVIYKKSPVTGHQSPAGTNYKPRGSEDGKGEGKMLNETQRKRLLQIARESVTGFVRDGKRRRFTESDPVLNMPMGAFVTLHEGGELRGCIGNMIGQGPLYQTVADMAIEAGTGDPRFPAVSSAELDKIEIEISVLSPMKRVSGPDEIKVPGHGVIVRQGGMSGVYLPQVAEETGWSKEEFLTSLCAHKAGLAPDAWRDPATEMYVFTAEVFGEKGGKR; encoded by the coding sequence ATGATGAATAAACCGATCTTATTCTTAACCTTAACCCTAACCCTGGCCTTAACCTTTTCATCATATGCCTCCGACACCAAGCAGGCGGACCTGGCCGGCAATTGGTATCCCGCCAACAGAGAGGAGCTGATATACCTCCTGGGCGGTTATCTGGAAAGCGCCGATCCGGATGATGTAGAAGGGGAGATATTCGCCATAATAGCGCCCCATGCCGGCTACAGGTTCTCAGGTCCCGTTGCCGCCCATGCCTTTAAGGCTGTACGCCGGAAAGCGGTGAAGACGGTCATCGTAATAGGGTTCGCCCACCGGAAGTTCTTTGACGGCATATCTATATATGACAGGGGGAGCTTTACGACCCCGCTCGGCGAGCTTTCCGTTGACACGGAACTTGCGAAGAAGATAAGCGCCGGGAACCCGAAGATATCGTACTACCCGGACGCCTTCAGCGGCGAAAATTCGATAGAGATGCAGCTCCCGTTCATACAGATGGTCTTCGGTGATGCCAGGATCGTGCCCATAGCCTTCGGCAATCAGTCGTATGAATATGCCGTTATCCTCGCAGATGCCCTGAGCGCCGCCTTAAAAGAGAGGGATGATTGCCTCATCGTTGCCAGTACGGATATGTCACACTACCATCCGTATGAAGAGGCGAAGGCCATCGATAGCCATGCGATACGCCTTCTCGAATCGAAGAAGGTGAAGGAGCTATATGATGAAGTGAGCCTCCGTATATGCGAGTTTTGCGGGGTCCTTCCCGTCGCCGCCACTTTACTCGCCGCGGAGAAACTGGGTTTCGGGGATATCAGGATATTGAAGTACGCCAATTCCGGAGATACGTTCGGTCCTAAGGAAGATGTAGTGGGATATGTGAGCGCGGTGATATACAAAAAGTCACCAGTCACCGGTCACCAGTCACCAGCGGGGACGAATTATAAGCCGCGGGGCTCGGAAGACGGGAAGGGAGAAGGGAAGATGCTCAATGAGACACAACGAAAGCGGTTGTTGCAGATAGCGAGGGAGTCGGTCACGGGTTTTGTGAGAGACGGGAAGAGGAGACGCTTTACCGAAAGCGATCCCGTGTTGAATATGCCCATGGGGGCGTTCGTGACCCTTCATGAGGGCGGAGAGCTGAGGGGGTGCATCGGCAACATGATAGGCCAGGGACCGTTATATCAGACCGTGGCGGATATGGCCATTGAGGCAGGAACGGGTGATCCCAGGTTCCCGGCGGTCTCTTCCGCGGAACTTGATAAGATAGAGATCGAGATATCTGTCCTTTCTCCGATGAAGAGGGTCTCGGGGCCGGATGAGATCAAAGTGCCGGGCCACGGCGTCATCGTAAGGCAGGGGGGCATGAGCGGCGTCTACCTGCCCCAGGTCGCCGAGGAGACCGGGTGGAGCAAAGAAGAGTTCCTTACGAGCCTCTGTGCGCATAAAGCGGGTCTTGCGCCCGACGCGTGGAGAGATCCGGCAACAGAGATGTACGTATTCACAGCCGAGGTATTTGGCGAGAAAGGGGGAAAAAGGTGA
- a CDS encoding 16S rRNA (uracil(1498)-N(3))-methyltransferase has product MGRFYVPPEAVKGKTVIISGREAHHIINVMRLKRSDGVVTFDGSGREYAGIIKDIRGKTVEVEIISTREPVRGTGLQVTLVQALPKKEKMDYIVEKGTELGVASIIPVMTERTIVDWDGPRRQGAVARWRKIATEAAKQCGRADIPLIADVTELKGFFNAPPERDAGIIAALSEDAAPLKEVLGAYRSARRISVLIGPEGDFTPHEIKEAKDKKFRVVNLGPRVLKSDTAGLAVLAIIDYELSGRTV; this is encoded by the coding sequence ATGGGCAGATTTTACGTTCCGCCGGAGGCGGTTAAAGGGAAGACCGTTATCATAAGCGGGAGAGAGGCGCATCATATCATAAACGTGATGCGCCTCAAGAGATCAGACGGTGTCGTTACGTTCGACGGATCCGGCAGGGAGTATGCCGGCATAATAAAGGATATAAGGGGAAAGACCGTAGAGGTCGAGATAATATCGACGCGGGAGCCCGTGCGCGGAACAGGCCTTCAGGTCACGCTCGTCCAGGCGCTCCCCAAGAAAGAGAAGATGGACTATATAGTGGAGAAAGGGACTGAACTGGGTGTCGCTTCCATAATACCGGTGATGACCGAGCGGACCATAGTCGACTGGGACGGTCCCAGGAGACAGGGCGCGGTCGCGCGGTGGCGTAAAATAGCGACCGAGGCCGCAAAACAATGCGGGAGGGCCGACATCCCCCTCATAGCCGATGTGACGGAGCTTAAGGGGTTCTTTAACGCGCCGCCGGAGCGCGACGCGGGTATTATAGCCGCACTGAGCGAAGATGCCGCACCCCTTAAGGAGGTCCTGGGGGCGTACCGTTCCGCCCGCCGCATATCCGTTCTGATAGGGCCCGAAGGTGACTTTACGCCCCATGAGATCAAAGAGGCAAAAGACAAAAAATTCAGGGTGGTTAACCTGGGGCCGCGTGTCCTGAAGAGCGACACGGCAGGGCTTGCGGTCCTGGCGATCATTGACTATGAACTATCAGGCCGGACAGTATAA
- a CDS encoding biopolymer transporter ExbD, which produces MRFKTRLKIEKGLLDMTPLLNVFFLLLIFFLFTSSFIFQPGIRVNLPKAVTSEVIPQENVVIVITRDDKVHFNDREMSHDELVSNLRIIAKEKASLLIKADSRASLGRIVEIWDMCRSEGVSQINIATHQ; this is translated from the coding sequence ATGAGGTTTAAGACCCGTCTGAAGATAGAGAAGGGCCTTCTGGACATGACGCCGTTACTCAACGTCTTCTTCCTTCTTCTTATCTTCTTTCTCTTCACATCAAGTTTCATATTCCAGCCCGGCATAAGGGTGAACCTCCCCAAGGCAGTGACGAGCGAGGTGATACCGCAGGAGAATGTCGTGATCGTCATCACCAGGGACGATAAGGTCCATTTCAATGACCGCGAGATGTCGCACGACGAACTAGTTTCAAACTTAAGGATAATAGCGAAAGAGAAGGCGTCCCTTCTCATAAAGGCGGACAGCAGGGCCTCCCTGGGTCGTATCGTAGAGATATGGGATATGTGCAGGTCAGAAGGCGTCTCCCAGATAAACATAGCAACGCACCAGTGA
- the cutA gene encoding divalent-cation tolerance protein CutA yields MGKGHIIILVTCGSMKEADTVASSLLKKRLAACANIIDGVRSRFWWQGKVDSADEVLVLFKAPAGNFRAIEKEVKRLHSYDVPEIIAIPITAGSREYLNWIDESAG; encoded by the coding sequence ATGGGCAAAGGGCATATTATAATACTGGTCACCTGCGGATCGATGAAAGAGGCCGATACTGTCGCAAGTTCGCTCCTGAAGAAGCGCCTGGCGGCGTGCGCGAATATAATAGACGGGGTGCGGTCGCGGTTCTGGTGGCAGGGGAAGGTCGACTCTGCAGACGAGGTGCTCGTCCTTTTTAAGGCGCCCGCCGGTAATTTCCGGGCTATCGAGAAAGAGGTGAAGCGCCTCCATAGTTACGATGTGCCGGAGATCATTGCGATACCGATCACAGCCGGGAGCAGGGAATATCTCAACTGGATAGACGAAAGCGCGGGCTAG
- the uvrA gene encoding excinuclease ABC subunit UvrA, translating into MNERDVIFIKGAREHNLKGLDLEIPRRKLVVVTGLSGSGKSSLAFDTIYAEGQRRYVESLSSYARQFLEQLQKPDVEYIEGLSPAISIEQRTAGSNPRSTVGTQTEIYDYLRLLFARIGMPHCPVCGKPITRQTSQEIVEQITALPPGTKVLILAPLVRGKKGEYRDIFQKVRKDGFVRVRVDGKITELEKKIALDKNKKHTIEIVVDRLVLKDDAKKRLTDSVETALEAGGRLVIVSTEDSGGYRDRLFNEQYACADCGVSIEEIEPRIFSFNSPYGACQVCGGLGNKMEIDPELVIPDKSKAVLDAVDAWRRGGKGLYIYYRRLLRSLAHRHNFDVETPFRDLPKDIKKIVLYGEGNDGGWGSFEGVVPNLERRFRETESEFIKTEINKYMSVLPCPACKGTRLKAESLSVTIAKKNIAGVCALSIKDLKTFFARLSLSGTQSEIAHQVLKEIRSRLQFMVNVGLDYLTLDRRSGTLSGGEAQRIRLATQIGSGLVGVIYILDEPSIGLHQKDNSKLLDTLIALRDLGNTLIVVEHDEATIRKADYIIDLGPGAGEHGGRIIARGSLKDILDSKDSLTGKYLRGESSIPVPRARRLRDDRRVLTITGAGEHNLKNIDVHIPLGLFVCVTGVSGSGKSTLVDEILYRALAKRLYRSKEKPGAHKKITGIEHIDKVIVIDQSPIGRTPRSNPATYTGAFAPIRDLFSRLPEAKVRGYRSGRFSFNVKGGRCEACMGDGIKQIEMHFLPDVHIQCEVCKGKRFNEQTLNIRYKGYSIADVLEMSVEDALGIFENVPSVRNKLKTLYEVGLGYIRLGQSATTLSGGEAQRIKLATELSRTSTGRTFYILDEPTTGLHFADIEKLLGVLHALVEQGNTVLVIEHNLDVIKTADHIIDLGPEGGDDGGEVVAEGPPEEIAKTKASYTGKYLAEVLK; encoded by the coding sequence ATGAACGAACGGGATGTTATATTCATAAAAGGCGCGCGGGAACATAACCTGAAGGGTCTCGACCTGGAGATACCCCGCAGGAAACTCGTAGTCGTCACGGGCCTCTCCGGCTCCGGGAAGTCGTCGCTTGCATTCGACACCATCTACGCCGAAGGGCAGCGCAGGTATGTGGAGAGCCTCTCCAGTTATGCCAGGCAGTTCCTCGAACAGCTGCAGAAACCAGACGTCGAATATATCGAAGGGTTGTCGCCGGCTATAAGTATAGAGCAGAGGACGGCCGGCTCGAACCCCCGTTCTACGGTGGGGACGCAGACCGAGATCTATGATTACCTGCGGCTCCTCTTCGCGCGGATAGGCATGCCCCATTGCCCGGTTTGCGGCAAGCCGATAACCAGGCAGACGTCGCAGGAGATCGTCGAACAGATCACCGCCCTGCCGCCGGGGACCAAGGTCCTGATACTAGCGCCGCTCGTGCGCGGTAAGAAGGGGGAGTACAGAGACATCTTCCAGAAGGTGAGAAAAGACGGGTTTGTCAGAGTGCGCGTTGACGGCAAGATAACGGAACTGGAAAAGAAGATAGCTCTGGATAAGAACAAAAAACACACTATAGAGATAGTGGTTGACCGTCTCGTCCTGAAAGATGACGCAAAGAAGCGCCTCACCGATTCGGTCGAGACGGCCCTCGAGGCCGGCGGGCGTCTCGTGATCGTTTCGACGGAAGATAGCGGCGGATACAGAGACCGTCTCTTCAACGAACAGTATGCCTGCGCGGACTGCGGGGTGAGCATAGAAGAGATAGAGCCGAGGATATTCTCCTTCAACTCCCCGTACGGCGCCTGCCAGGTATGCGGCGGGCTCGGCAACAAGATGGAGATAGACCCGGAACTTGTGATACCGGATAAGTCAAAGGCGGTCCTGGACGCGGTAGATGCCTGGCGGCGCGGAGGCAAAGGGCTTTATATATATTACAGGCGCCTCCTGCGTTCCCTCGCGCACAGGCATAACTTCGACGTCGAAACGCCTTTCAGGGACCTCCCCAAAGATATCAAAAAGATAGTCCTTTACGGCGAAGGGAACGACGGCGGGTGGGGCTCTTTCGAGGGCGTTGTGCCGAACCTCGAGAGGCGTTTCCGGGAGACGGAGAGCGAATTTATAAAGACCGAGATAAATAAGTACATGTCTGTCCTGCCTTGTCCCGCATGTAAAGGCACGAGGTTAAAGGCGGAGAGCCTCTCCGTCACCATCGCGAAGAAGAACATAGCCGGGGTCTGCGCCCTCTCCATAAAAGACCTGAAGACGTTCTTTGCGCGTCTCTCTTTGAGCGGGACGCAGTCGGAGATCGCGCACCAGGTGCTGAAAGAGATACGTTCACGCCTCCAGTTCATGGTGAACGTGGGGCTCGATTACCTGACGCTCGACAGAAGGAGCGGCACTCTCTCCGGAGGAGAGGCGCAGCGGATACGGCTTGCGACCCAGATCGGCTCCGGCCTCGTCGGGGTTATATATATCCTGGACGAACCGAGCATAGGGTTGCATCAGAAGGATAATTCGAAACTGCTCGATACGCTGATCGCTCTCAGGGACCTGGGGAACACCCTTATAGTAGTGGAACATGACGAGGCAACGATACGGAAGGCGGATTACATCATAGACCTGGGGCCGGGCGCAGGTGAGCACGGCGGCCGGATAATCGCCAGAGGGTCGCTAAAAGATATACTCGATTCCAAAGATTCGCTGACAGGCAAGTATCTGAGGGGGGAATCGAGTATCCCCGTCCCGCGCGCAAGACGGCTCCGTGATGACAGGAGAGTGCTCACGATAACGGGCGCCGGAGAGCATAATCTCAAGAATATAGACGTTCATATACCTCTCGGCCTTTTTGTCTGCGTGACGGGTGTCTCCGGCTCCGGCAAGAGCACGCTCGTCGACGAGATCCTCTACAGGGCCCTTGCAAAGCGATTGTACAGGTCCAAAGAGAAGCCGGGCGCCCATAAGAAGATAACGGGTATAGAGCATATCGATAAGGTCATCGTGATAGACCAGTCGCCGATAGGCAGGACGCCGCGCTCGAACCCGGCTACATATACGGGCGCTTTCGCCCCGATACGCGACCTCTTTTCCAGGCTCCCGGAAGCGAAGGTGCGCGGCTACAGGTCCGGCAGGTTCAGTTTCAACGTAAAGGGCGGCAGGTGTGAAGCGTGCATGGGGGACGGGATAAAACAGATCGAGATGCATTTCCTGCCCGATGTCCATATACAATGCGAAGTGTGCAAGGGTAAACGGTTTAACGAACAGACGCTCAATATCAGGTATAAAGGATATTCGATCGCCGATGTCCTTGAGATGTCGGTCGAGGACGCGCTCGGTATATTCGAGAACGTGCCGTCCGTAAGGAATAAGCTGAAGACGCTCTATGAGGTGGGCCTCGGCTACATAAGGTTGGGGCAGTCGGCGACCACCCTTTCCGGAGGAGAGGCACAGAGGATAAAACTTGCCACAGAGCTCTCCAGGACGTCGACGGGGAGGACATTCTATATACTTGATGAACCGACGACCGGGCTTCACTTTGCGGACATAGAGAAGCTCCTGGGTGTATTGCATGCGCTCGTGGAACAGGGCAATACGGTCCTGGTGATAGAACATAACCTCGATGTGATAAAGACGGCGGATCATATAATCGACCTCGGGCCGGAGGGCGGGGACGACGGCGGAGAGGTGGTCGCTGAGGGTCCTCCCGAAGAGATAGCGAAGACGAAGGCGTCGTATACGGGGAAGTATCTAGCCGAGGTATTAAAATAA
- a CDS encoding tetratricopeptide repeat protein produces MGYRVSGIGYRVKVWAGAIAVLSAILCSSSAVFAEEGQEENDIIFVKKAFSDGFYDLAQERIESFLASYPRTSHLYEMHLLLGRCFYYQNNPAKALYEFDIVLAAPAGAALQDEALYWEGEVYFRSGDFRKSLELYQKVIDNFHSSKYGGYALHGKAWAYYRLGFFEEAIKSFREVVARYPFEKIAVESQFKIGECSHLLGKYDEAIRELKEFIDKFPVSERVAEAHYMIGESDFYLSNYREAVVSFRKATAISPKAKWAPFALYRIGRCLFHLGDYAQSAVELKNCLTNPENDLLASLSYLGLSQDYEAMGLYDNAIEACDDIIQKYGNSDAAPEAYYRKAKLLYDRKKYKDAEIACLEAIEKFPKSEYIDEFHYVLGLAYGMLGEDEEAIAELGWAGAHSSDVNLASSALCKIGDIYIDRKDLKEAAKNFEIVLREHPDSQWADYAQYQLASIFLWTDSFDQAILAYQSVITNFPDTTLREKAVFQLGMAYFKRRDFEHASAEYGRSIEEFPDGEMKDRARFYLANSLYNLNRFEEALEAFKKVAKETPSEELRMTSRYQIGWCYYNLHKETEAADEFGRFLKEYPGSDMASDVYFWFGEYYRAKARYDKAKEYFEAVMKDRASGDIADQALYQLAQTLAVEGKGDEAIARFKELAVRSPGGPLENTAYRKIAAMEKERGNFDSAISYFRKAITAENSELNAQIEYEIAESLEGKGAYAEAAEEYLKVPYLYSKWSFWSVRSQLKCAQIFERLERWNDAKKMYEKLAGMDVEESKFAKDRLEWLRWRGEK; encoded by the coding sequence ATGGGGTATAGGGTATCGGGTATAGGGTATAGGGTGAAGGTATGGGCGGGAGCGATCGCGGTCCTTTCAGCCATCTTATGCTCATCCTCCGCCGTATTTGCGGAGGAGGGGCAGGAAGAGAACGATATCATATTTGTGAAGAAGGCTTTCAGTGACGGATTCTACGACCTGGCGCAGGAGCGCATAGAGAGTTTTCTCGCTTCATATCCCCGCACATCCCATCTCTATGAGATGCACCTGCTCTTGGGCAGGTGCTTCTATTATCAGAACAATCCCGCAAAGGCCCTCTATGAATTTGACATAGTCCTCGCTGCCCCCGCGGGGGCAGCGCTGCAGGACGAGGCGTTATACTGGGAAGGCGAGGTCTATTTCAGGAGCGGCGATTTCAGGAAGTCACTGGAGCTTTATCAGAAGGTGATCGATAATTTTCATTCGTCAAAGTACGGCGGGTATGCCCTTCACGGCAAGGCGTGGGCGTATTACCGGCTCGGTTTCTTTGAAGAGGCGATAAAGTCGTTCCGCGAGGTGGTCGCCAGATATCCTTTCGAAAAGATAGCCGTGGAGTCGCAGTTCAAGATAGGAGAATGCAGCCACCTCCTGGGGAAGTACGACGAGGCGATACGGGAACTGAAGGAATTTATAGATAAATTCCCGGTTTCCGAGAGGGTCGCGGAGGCCCATTATATGATCGGCGAGTCCGATTTCTATCTAAGCAACTATCGCGAGGCCGTAGTCTCCTTCAGGAAGGCAACGGCCATCTCGCCCAAGGCGAAGTGGGCCCCTTTCGCTCTTTACAGGATAGGCCGCTGCCTATTTCATCTGGGCGATTACGCCCAAAGCGCGGTGGAATTAAAGAATTGTCTTACAAATCCCGAGAACGACCTGCTCGCCAGCCTTTCGTACCTGGGCCTGTCCCAGGACTATGAGGCCATGGGCCTTTACGATAACGCCATAGAGGCCTGCGACGATATCATACAGAAATACGGTAATAGCGACGCAGCGCCGGAGGCATACTATAGAAAGGCGAAGCTATTATACGACCGGAAGAAATACAAGGATGCGGAGATCGCGTGCCTGGAGGCCATCGAAAAGTTCCCGAAATCGGAATATATCGACGAATTCCACTACGTGCTGGGACTGGCGTATGGGATGCTGGGTGAGGACGAAGAGGCGATCGCGGAGCTGGGATGGGCGGGGGCGCACTCGAGCGATGTGAACCTTGCTTCGTCGGCCCTGTGCAAGATAGGCGATATATACATAGACAGGAAGGATCTTAAGGAAGCGGCAAAGAATTTCGAGATAGTCCTGAGAGAGCACCCCGACAGCCAATGGGCCGATTACGCGCAGTACCAGCTGGCCAGCATATTCCTTTGGACCGACAGCTTCGACCAGGCGATCCTGGCTTACCAGAGCGTGATCACAAATTTTCCCGATACGACACTCAGGGAAAAGGCGGTCTTCCAGCTGGGCATGGCGTATTTCAAGCGCAGGGATTTTGAGCACGCCTCAGCCGAATACGGGAGATCGATCGAAGAATTCCCGGACGGCGAGATGAAGGACCGGGCAAGATTTTATCTTGCCAATTCACTGTACAATCTAAATAGGTTCGAGGAGGCGCTCGAGGCATTCAAAAAGGTGGCAAAGGAAACGCCTTCCGAAGAGCTGAGGATGACCTCGCGCTACCAGATCGGATGGTGTTATTACAACCTGCACAAAGAGACCGAGGCCGCAGACGAGTTCGGCCGTTTCCTGAAAGAGTACCCCGGTTCAGATATGGCCTCCGATGTCTATTTCTGGTTCGGCGAATACTACAGGGCGAAGGCGCGGTACGACAAGGCGAAAGAATATTTTGAGGCCGTGATGAAAGACCGCGCGTCGGGCGATATCGCAGACCAGGCGTTATACCAGCTGGCGCAGACCCTCGCCGTTGAGGGGAAAGGGGATGAGGCCATAGCGCGTTTCAAGGAACTGGCCGTACGGTCTCCCGGGGGCCCGCTCGAGAATACCGCATATCGCAAGATCGCCGCCATGGAAAAAGAGAGAGGCAACTTCGATTCCGCCATATCTTATTTCAGGAAAGCCATAACCGCGGAGAACAGTGAGCTCAACGCGCAGATCGAGTATGAGATCGCCGAATCGCTCGAAGGGAAAGGTGCGTATGCCGAAGCCGCCGAGGAATATCTGAAAGTCCCCTACCTGTATTCCAAGTGGTCATTCTGGTCCGTGCGCTCGCAGCTTAAATGCGCTCAAATTTTTGAGCGGCTTGAGAGATGGAACGACGCAAAGAAGATGTATGAAAAACTCGCGGGCATGGATGTCGAGGAGTCGAAATTCGCGAAAGACCGTCTCGAATGGCTGAGGTGGAGAGGGGAGAAGTAA
- a CDS encoding winged helix-turn-helix domain-containing protein, with protein MITEIGITAGDIWHYLDTHGKSSLDQIVMGIATERDRVLMSIGWLSREGHIIVEGKSPNYQVYLRGR; from the coding sequence ATGATCACCGAGATCGGTATTACCGCCGGAGACATTTGGCACTATCTTGACACTCACGGGAAGAGTTCTCTGGACCAGATCGTTATGGGCATCGCTACCGAGAGGGACCGGGTTCTCATGAGCATAGGCTGGCTTTCCCGGGAAGGCCATATTATAGTGGAAGGGAAGAGCCCTAATTACCAGGTATATCTGCGGGGAAGATAA
- a CDS encoding MotA/TolQ/ExbB proton channel family protein has product MWDMIQKGGPMMYLIMVSSVLAFAVFIERLYHLNRARIDADKFMDDVTNILKRNRIIEAIEMCNSTPGPIAHIVKAGILKHDRSKPEIREAVEEAGQLEIPRLERHLPVLATIAHIAPLLGLLGTVTGMIRSFQVIQQKTLSMVPVNPGDLAGGIWESLLATLAGLSVAIPTYVAYNYLVSQVGGLVYDMERSATDLVNLLSSRRDTYEV; this is encoded by the coding sequence ATGTGGGATATGATACAAAAGGGCGGGCCGATGATGTACCTGATAATGGTATCGTCGGTGCTGGCATTTGCCGTATTCATCGAGCGGTTGTACCACCTGAACAGGGCCCGCATAGATGCCGATAAGTTCATGGACGACGTCACGAATATTTTAAAGAGGAACAGGATAATAGAAGCTATAGAGATGTGTAATTCTACACCAGGCCCGATCGCCCATATAGTCAAGGCGGGCATCCTGAAGCACGACAGGTCAAAACCGGAGATAAGAGAGGCCGTCGAGGAAGCCGGGCAGCTTGAGATACCGCGGCTGGAACGCCACCTCCCTGTGCTGGCCACCATCGCGCATATAGCCCCCCTCCTGGGGCTCCTCGGCACGGTCACAGGGATGATACGGTCTTTCCAGGTGATACAACAGAAGACGCTTTCCATGGTGCCGGTAAATCCGGGAGACCTGGCCGGGGGCATATGGGAATCTCTCCTGGCGACGCTCGCGGGCCTCTCCGTAGCCATACCGACATACGTTGCCTATAACTATCTGGTGAGCCAGGTAGGCGGCCTCGTATACGATATGGAGAGGAGCGCCACGGATCTCGTGAACCTGCTCTCCTCGCGAAGGGACACGTATGAGGTTTAA